tagctacgagagggagAGAGCATCTAGATACctttgtagatcgctaagcggaagcgtatataacgcggttgatgtagtcgtactcttcgcgATACGATCACAGTCCAACCGATCTAGTGCCAAACGGACGACatctccgagtttagcacacgtgcggctcgatgacgtatcctccttcttgatcaagaaagaggaagaggagaagtagatgggatcacaaccaacacgacggcgtggtggtgatggtggtcgTGGAGCACCGACAACGCTTCGCTAAGCGTCGCGGGGACGAGGTGGTGGAACTTCGGAAaaacgggagagagaggggcgccaAGGGCTTTGTGTGTCCtcttggggcgccccctcccttctatatataggtggaggggcgtGGGGAACACCCCCTCCAAACCCTAGGGCGCTGCCAAGGTGGGAGGAGGTGGAATCCTAGTCGTCTCCTAgtcctcctccttcccttccATACAAAGGTAGACTTTCCACCTTTCCCAACTGCATGGGCCTTGGGGGACTTGTGTGCGCCTGGCCCAATAAGGCCATGGCGCCTCCCCTCAGCCCATGCTGACCCTTGGGACGTCGTGGAACCCTTGGTGGACTTACGGACTCCTATGGAAGTTTATGGAACCTTCTGGAAGCTACCCGATACAGTACCGAAAAAACTGAAACTTTTCGGAACCCTGAAAACTGGACCATTCCGacactcctcgtgacgtccgggatctcatccgggactccaaacaacattttCTTACCAATCATCAtatatcccaatactactctagcgtcaaagaacgttaagcgtgcgaccctatgggttcgggaatcatgtagtcatgatcgagacacctctccggtcaataaccaatagcgggacctgtatgcccatattggttcctacatattccatcttcttttatcggttgaaccacgatgtcaaggattcggTTAATCCCGTATGTAGTTCCCTTTgtccgtcggtatgttacttgcccgagattcgatcgtcggtgtctcatacctagttcaatctcattaccggcaagtctctttactcattctatAATACAAGATCCCATGACTAAATccttagtcacatttcttgcaagctTATTGTGATGTTGTATCGCTGAGAGGGCCCAGAGTTACCTCTTCGTCaaatggagtgacaaatcccagtcttgatccatgccgaCCGAACAGACACcctcagagatacctgtagagcacctttatgatcatccagttacgaagtgacgtttgatagcacacaaggtattcctctggtatccggaagttgcatgatctcatggtcgaaggaacgtatacttgacatgaagaaagctatagcaaataACTTAAACGATCTGATGCTAAGCTTACGGTTGGGTctagtccatcacatcattatatcaatgatgtgatcccgttatcaaatgataactcatgtctatggttaggaaaccttaaccatctttgatcaacgagctagtctagtagaggcttactagggacacggtatttgtttatgtatccacatatgtatttaagtttccggtcaatacaattctagcaagaataataaacttttatcattattaaggaaatataataataaccactttattattacctctagggcatatttccaacaaaataATGTTATCTTATGTCGTGACGAAATGTATCAATGTCCTTGTGAATATATATGACCGATATCCTAAGATATTTATGTTTGCTATGTAATATGGATGATATTTGTTACCTTAGTTGTTGTGGCAATACACCAGAAAACAAGCCAACACTATCATTCCAAATAATCATATGTGATGAGGTCCACATCAGATACGGTCGACGCAATATAGTCGTGTGTAATGAGGGCTATGTTGCAAACATGTGTTCAAAAGGAACATGTATAATGAGCAGTACAGCCCCAATGGTTACCATTCCATGTGCAATGATACCCTCATGTCAATGACAAGCTCATAGTGATTGCAGAATCAAATACAACTACCTACAATTCTCAATGTAACTTTCGTTACTTAGAAACAGCATCACTCATGTTTGGATTCTTAGCAAGCATAATAATTATGTGTTTATTACTAAGCCAATTCCATCTTTCCACtaagcaagcaagcaagcaaggacTGGAGTTGCCACTTTGTTCTATTTGGAGATGGCCCATGATGGTGAGCATCAATGTGAAAACATCAAATACCAATTTGATCACGTTGTACACTAATGTTGATCCAGCACCGAGTTGAGCCTTCTGACCATCTCCTCCACTGTTGAGTTGAACCCCTCTTCCAACTGAAATTAAATAAATTAAGTTGCACCAAACTAGTGTAAGCAACACACATCTATGAGATACTGAAGTTAGTTCATGTATATTTTCGCTCATATCTAAATCTCATACAAAAACTTAAATGTGTCTGTATAGTACAAGAATGTCTCACAAGCATCCTCTGACAATTGAATACAATTTGCATTCTTCAAATAAATAATTTACCACATGATGAAATGAGTCTTATAATGAGAGTTTTGCACTCCTAAAATTAATTAAAGGAGATGAAATAATTATCTTTTCATAATAGCGACTAGCGAGACGAGGTGTCATATATATGTGAACTAACTAACCAAATGAGTATTCATCACCCAATTGTCTTTTTTATGTGCTACAATGTTAAATATGTTTATTGGGAAATAGACTGTAACCGTGTAGTGAGAGTGAAAAAGGAATATAATAAAGGATCATGCTGTAGAAATTGTTAGTAAAAAAGATAGCCTTCTCCCAACCTCATTGGAAAAATATTTACTTACATCTAAATTATTTTATGAATGATTTCTTCATTGCTTTTGGATTAATTCATTATCTACTCATGACCCATGGGGGGAAATACTAGATTTCATAAACTTTTGTTGTACATGAAGACATAATCTACCTAATCTCTTCTGATCCATCTAGCATTAAAATACATGTCCAAGTCTAACATTTGAACTAATTTCTTGATCAAGCACTTCATATATTATATGCTGGCTGGGTTGTCTCCTTCATAAAGCTTGACTCCCCAAATAAAGGCTTGGTTGATCATTTGTCCCCATTTTCATTATGTTTAAATTTTatctttgttatttggttttCTTTACATGTCTACACATGTTTTAAATAAGATTTTCTTGGGTATTATTGGATGAATGCACTAGCACCTTAAGATGTACTAGTGTATTAAGTTTCTAGTTTGCCGACTTAATTTTAACAACTTCCATCAATTATCTAAGTTTCATACAAAAATATTTGGATCTGTTGGGTCAAGAAAAGAAAGACATTTGATTGTCAATGTCATAtatcaacatggtgcatattatTCAATTTAGTTTTGAATTTGATACTATTTGTAACCTGTTTTTCTTCTTTGTTCATCAACTTGTGAACTAGATTTGTATTAATAAACTTGAaacatggtacatagatatatttAATCTCTTTGGTACCAAATTTAAAATATTATCACCAAAATCACATGTGTTTTGGTAGCCTAGCACACTAATACAAAAAGGCCCACGTCAGATGGAGCTTCCTATATAGGTGGGTATTCATTAGTCATTGTCCCGTATATGTTGGCAAAAATTATGGCTCGGTGCAGGATTTTCATAACAGACTTGAAATGTTGGCCAACTAGAAAATTTAGATAAGATCATGGTGGATAATATAGAAACATCCACCGCATGGAGCTCTGTTAGACCAGTGCTCTGACAGCCTGGATCTAACAACCCCGGGAGCGTGACCACATCCCCCACCACCGCAAAATCGCTACCGCCGGTGCGGGAGGGGGGGACTAGTCCTTGGCATGCTTGCCAGAGTTGCTGCTCCTCCTCCGTCTTAGCCCCGCGAGCAGGAGCTAGCTCCAATCCAGCACGACGGCAACGACCCCTCATGCCCGGCGCTTCTTCGGCGTTTTTGCAACCGGAGCTATGTTTCTAAAACATGTCTCATGTTGCAATGTCTGACCACTCACTCTCTAACGTCGGGCGCTCCTCCGACGCTGCAACTTGGGCTATGTTTCTGAAACAAGACCCTTGTTGCAGAAAAAAACCTTCAAACCCGAAACATTTCTTTTCTTTCTGAAACAAAAGATATGTTGCAGAAATCTTTTGAAATAAGACCCTTGTTGCAGAAAACGACCTTCACCACCGAatcgttttttctttctttctgaaACTAGTCCTGTGTTGCAGAAATCTACTGAAACAAGACCCTTATTGCAAGAAAAAGACTGGTCGTGCGGGATTGGCTTGTGGCCGCGTGGCCGCTCGCTCAGGATTGCTCTAACGGCTACGCAAGCGGCGGACGCTCGCGCATACATCAGTCAGCTGAAGGATAGCATTTTCCAATAATATAGCCAGCAGCTAACTATATGGTtgtcatgtcatcaacatacatcAATTTTAATCAGTGATATAATAGCGTTGTCATGTTGTTTTCACtttctctctttctctttttATGGCACTTACTTTTTTTCTTGGAGCACAGGGATGTTGGCTCTTGTATTAGAGATTAACCTTTTTATTTATACTTTTTGTAGCCAAGATGGGCTACGATACACGCCTGCCTCATATACTATATAAAATTCTTACATGACCTAAACCCTGACCCCAacccacctctctctctctctctcccctggCGGCTACTAGATGTCAGTTTCCTCTCCTTCTTGGCTCCGGCCACTGCCACTATCATTGGCACACTTCCCCTAAAAAGATAAGGGATGGTACGACACGGCCTATCTCGGCCTGACAGAGGCTTGTTCTTGCCGTCCTCTATCCAGTAGCAGCACCTAAGATGCCTTGATCCAGTTGTGGTCCAGCCTTCCTTAGTTTGTTGTCCAAGCAATGCGTGTCATGCCTTTGTACATTTGTTTCTTCACATGTGGTGTGCCTTTGCATTGGAGCGGCCTGCCTCATTTTCAAAGATGGTGTGCCACGACCTACCTTGGTCCAATACCAATGAGGTGCGGCCTAGCCTTCATAGACCCAATAGTGCCACGGTGTACCTCCATCACAGAATGGCGCGACATATGATGTGGTGTGCCTTAGTTCGGACAACAACATGGGGTGGCCTTGCCTTGGCTTTGTTGGTGAAGGTATAACTAAGCCTTGCATCGCCATTCCGTATCTCTCAACTATCTATGTTTCATTGTCATTGTGACATTTTGGTGTGCCACGCATTGTTTTTGGAAAGAGTGACTAAAATATACAGTCGGCGTCGGTTGATGCTCCATTTCAGTGAGTTTACAAAAAATGGCCTGATAATTAATTTCCTATCCTGAATTTTGAACAGTCCATACAAAACCATGTGTTTGTGCTCTTAGTTTTGAGCATGACCTAAAGTAAGATAATATGGACAAGTCAATTGATCGCAGATTAATCTCATGTTAAATGATAATGATATTCTTGTGTGCCCTTCCTTTCCTTAACTAACCCATCCCTGGTCTATATGTATAACCTTTTAAACTAGCTATACTGAATTTATTCATATTTAGCCCTATCTTCTCATTCATGTATATAATTCTTGAGCATCTTTTGAGCAAAGAAACTCTTAGGTGTTAGACGATGTAATGATGAGGCGAGATGGATATACTGATTCTAGTATCATGAAGGAAATAGTGTAAtcaagattttttttcttttattttagtctatcatatttctttttctttGACAATCATTGAAATGTAATGGTTTTCCCTTAGCAAAATGTTTTATATTTCTTCCATTCCATAAAAACAGAACGTCAATTGTACTAAGCTTGATGATTTATATACGTGCGTGAGATGGATGTGAGAAAATTGGTGTGATATATGTGTGCATGAGTATGTGTAGTGTGCATCAATTAGGTTGGTAACGGTTGTACATGTAGACTTGTGCAAAGGATAAGATATTAAGAGCATTTTGGTTTTGACGAAAATATGTGTATACATTCATAGGTGGGCCTACGTAGAAAAACGACGATGAAAGACACCAATCCAAGGAGGATGAGAGATGAGGTAGCATTACGGAGAGGCTTGTGTGATACCTGATTCCACTTCTATCATTTCACTATGCTACTATATTCTCTGGGAAAGAGACTTTCTGTATACTTAATAAAAAATGTTTTGTACATCTAAACAAGCCGGCCCAACAGATGTTAAATTAGAGAACCAAGAAAAAGCATCAACCATCCATATAGAGGACTATCTGTATAAGACAATCACCTATATTCCTATGTGCTCAAGTTGTTATATTGTCGGTTTATGTGAAGAAAAACTACCGATACATATGTGCTTACTAAGTATTGGTACCCCATAATTAAGCATGGTTGTTACAAGATATGAGCATTTTGTCCATCCTACGAGACGTTTTTTTCTCTCTAGCTAACCACATCTAGACACCGTGTATGCATACTTGTATTTACTTTTTATATCTCATCAAACAGTACGTGAATTGATATTATGAAACTATATGTGGTGATTTCTTATGTAATTTAATTGCAATCCTGATAGGCAATTATTAGCTACTTGTGGAACTACTATATTTTTTATGGATCTATACAACATGAGGGAAATAGCTGCATGCATCAATTATGCAGAGCATCTTAGCTGTGCAAAAAATAACGGTTTGAGTACAACTTGCCTTGGCGGTAATGTTGATGATGGTGGTGTCGGCTAGGAATGGCATGCTGCTGGTGTGGGTGATGGCAAGTCGGAGAACCTCCACCTCTCCCAGCACCCTCACTAGTAGTCCATTTGTGTTCTCACAGTGGATCTGCACTAGCACAATCTTATCTGACAACCGGACCTTGATCTCAGGAAGCCATGTGCCCAAGTGGCTCGGCTCACCGGCATCATCGTCGCGGTAGTTGCTGGTGAGGCCGCTTAGGAAGGGTCTGTTCTTGTGGACGAACACAGTGGAGctgatggtggtggtggcagcaTGCCTGTTGTTGTTCTCCAGGATCTTCACCTTCTCCTGGAGCTCTCTCACGTGCTTCAGCGCATCCCCAATAATCGTTGCCTTGTTCATCTGCCACACCAGAATCACGTCAGTTCTCCACCATCTTTCTCAATCTTAATTAACACATGCAATCTTAAAATTCTTAATTGAGTGATTAATTAACCAATCCAAGCTTCTTCAGGTAAGCGTGCACACATAAGGACAACTTGCCAATATGCTAAATTAATCCGTCAACATTTTGGGAGCATATCATACCAATATATGCTATCTTCTTATCATGTCTTACTAGGGCGTACCAGTTTAATTACAGGCCAAACATAATAATGTAGCTTCTACGGACGATTTTTACAAATGATTTCAATACTATATCCAGACCTACATAGAGAAGGGCTATAAACACAGAGATCATATGCCTCTACGCCAAAAATCCTTACTTGTAGTCTACATCAGTTCACCACCACCTTGGCCGATCTTCAATATGCACATGCAATCTTGTATTCTTAGGTAATTAGTTGAAAATAGTTGCTTCCAAGTCTGCGTGTAAACATAAGGACAACATATTTCTCCCAATTTCTGGCGACATTTCGACTCAATATCTCGCCCTGTTTCTATATTCAATTGCTTCCGAGCTGCTTTTTCCTTCCTGTGGCAAAGCCTATTGCCATTTGATTTACAGTCTGTTTTACCATCCAATTCTATTCCGCATGACTAGATACTTGGAAGATCTTCTAAAAAAAAAGTTACCTGGTAGAAAAAAACATATGGGCAGCGCTAGGTGCATTTTGGGCGGCCAGGGGAAAATCGGCATCCACTCCGGTCATCTGACCGCACTCAAATCAATTGTTAAGTCTGCCCAATCATCGCAGCAGATGATCTCCGTGCACAACATTTTTTTTTATGTTTGCAATATAGTCACAATATTTCTTCTAGCAGGTAATCACAAAATCTTGCAGAAACGGTAGCAACAATTCTAACACACCCATGTGGCAAGATTACACTTTTGTTCGTTTCTAAAAAATTATACAATATGTTTAAGCCTTATAAAAAATTGATTTTCCTAGAAACCTTCTATAAATGATGCTCAAAAAAGAACTTATACAAAAAAATACTCAAATTTTGTAATGTCAGCAAACAAGTTTTTTTaagcgaaccaacctgtggttggatggttagatgGATAGTtgtatccccagcccaccagggtttaAGTCATGGTGCTCGCAtatcctggatttatttcaggattttcgaCGATGCGCGTTCGGTGCGAGGAGACATCCCCGTCGACTACTaggcgcctacggtgacttcgtaaaatctcaagatgatatgccggcttaTAATCTCTCGGAGGTGCGTGTCCGTGTGTGTGTTCATATGAGTGAGTGTACGCGCATTCAATGAAAGCGCTTTGCGTCAGTACTATGTTAAAAAACAGTTTTTCTAATAGATAACATGTTCCTAGAGCGTACCAACACAAAAGTCATCAGGGTGGGTTTTTACAGACGTCCTAAATATTATTTAGTGCAAAAGCTTAAACAAGGATTTTCGCCCCAAAAAAACTTAAACATGGAAAGAATAGCTATAAAAACGGCTGGTGTATCCTACAGTCTAATTAATTTGCAGTACATAGTTATTATAGCTAACATCAAGAAGCATGCATGGGAATTGGTATAGAGGAGAAAACCTTCTTGATGCCGGGGATAAGAGTAGAGAGCTCCATGAGCCGCTGGTTGATCTTCTCCCTGCGGCGGCGCTCCGCGATTGTGTGGTCCTTGGCGGGATCAGGGCAAGTCGACGACGCCGACGCTGCTGACATAGCAGAGCCCTGCAAGCTGCTCCCGGATCTCCTCCCGCCAGCATGCTTATGTGCTCCTATCGCGGCCGACTGCGTCAACGCAGCAACGGACTTCGAGCTCATTGGCATGCTAGCCCCGGCGACGGCAGCGTGAACCACCGCATCGCCAGAGCTGCTGGCCCGGTACTGGTTGTCGACCTGCACCGTCAGGTCTGGGTTGTCATCGGCCGTCGTCGGCAGAGGCTGGGGAATGGTGCAGAGTGCGTGCTGCGAGGGGAAGGCGGCGGCAGTATGCTCGCCGCAGTGGAAGCTGCCAATATCGTATACcggagaggcggcggcggggaaggTGTGCTCATCCAGCGTGTTCATTGCCCACTGCATGAAGCTTGAGTCCTCCATGTGGATCGATCGATCAAGATTACACACTCCCAACTAATGCTAGATCTCCACTACAAGAACAAATTAATTCACGAAGAATCCACACTCACTATCTTACATTACACCCCGAAGAACATATGTAGCCTATAGCTTGCTAGATGCATTACATATGTGTTGGTTATGGGGTATATATAGCTAGAGAGCCTAGAGATGCATCATACCAAGTGCAAAACAGTGCAAAATGGACCAGGTGCACCGTCACCACAACCCTGGGGCCTGTCTCTGCCCCTGCCTATTCGTGCATATAAATATTGTCTACTAAAGCACATTCTAAATTAGATCAGAATTTGAGCAGACAGGTGGGGCAGTCGCCCATCTGTAGTTATGGGGATTGTGTATGCGCGCCAGGTAAGATATTTTTTGATCTAGCACAGTATAGTTATTTATTATTTCAAAATTATTTATTTTCATGGCTTCAATTCAATTTAATATGAAGAAAATTCTTTTGGAGTTGTACCTTTTTTATCTTTTGATTATAACCCTGGGGCCTGTCTCTGCCCCTGCCTATTGGCTGGGATCTCACCACGGTTTTAAATAGCGCGCTATAGCTGTTTAGAAGAGGTCCTGCGCTAAGAGTCTTTTGCCCAAACACATGAGCAAACATTTTAAATAGTGCGCTATAGCACGCTATAGCATTTAGAAGAGGTCCGCTGCTAGGAGGCTTAGAGCGCTATTTAAAACTTTGGATCTCGCACAAATCATGTCAATGTAATGGTTTGTTTTGCTTCTAAGGCAACACAAACATATTTCTTGATCTAGAGAATTTGCGTTCATGTCAACCATAATTTCTTTTTGGACCGAACAGAAGGTTGTGACTATAATCTTTTCCTGAGACGTACAACAATATTTTTGTATCCATCGGCCAAACAATTTCAATCATTCGAATAGGAGTTTATTTGCATCATCATATAAGAAGTCCTTTTGAAGATTGCATACTTTATCCTAACTAAACTTTGCTTTTCATGAAACTAGAGGATACCCTGCGCATTGTTGCAGGAATTGGTTGATGAAAATTTGGGTTAATAACATGAGAACCAAATAAAAATATGACTTATTATATTTGATTATGTATAGTTGTAAACATTTTCTCATAGATGGTTGAATATTTTGGTGGGTCCCTTCTCATCCATGATGGCATGTTGAGGTGGGCCTTATCCAATCCATGATGGTATGGTGAGGTGGCATGCTTCCATATTTAGAATCTGAGATAATAAGTTAGTGGGGATGACTCTCTGAGGTATATATAGGATACATCTGGATGACAAACACATGCAACAGACATGGCGGTGCCTGCAAAATTCATGACTCGGTCATGTCGATTCCATGCCATCTCCTTTGCCAAGGCGTTGCCACTTTGCCTTCTTCTGATCCAGCAACATCGCCCTCTAGCCATATTAGACCGCGTACTATCCCCGTTGAACTTGTCTTGGCCACCATATCCCACATGGTGAGAGCAATACCATCAGATATTTAACTTCGCCCACTCACCATCATAATCCTGCTCATTGCCATTCTCGTGTGCCCAGATTTAAAAAGATTGTGTGGCCCAAACTCAATTTGTTCGCGCCTGCTCGAAATTTGATGTGTGTGTAGAGGGTGAGAGAGAAAGAGATAGAGAgtgagagaaggaaagagaggtgAGAGAGAGTATTGTTTATTTTGTAGATTTGAAATAGAATAGGATGGAAATCAGCGGCCAACTTCTTCATGCACTTgcagttcaaatttcaattatatCTAATAAATGCTTAGAAATGCACTCTCATCAACCAAGTTAACCAAGTTGTCACCCTCCCATCAACCACAACAGTGATGGACACGTGTCACATGGTTTGCTAACTGTCGTCCATATGACACCCAGCAATGGTTGGCTTTGCTGAGTGCCCCACTTTTTCCAAGTTGTTTTTTCATTTTGAGCACTCCGCTAAGCTTGGACTTTGCTGAGTTTTATCTTGATACCGAGTATTTTTTTAAGCACTTAGGCACTTGCATAAAAGAATTTTTCCGTAGTGGTTTCAGTCAATGCACCACTCATACCTTATATTTAAGGAAAGTATCGTAGGCTTCTAAGAATCAAAACGATTTGGATCTTCCAAATAAATATCTAGATTaactcttttatttatttttatttcttg
This sequence is a window from Aegilops tauschii subsp. strangulata cultivar AL8/78 chromosome 7, Aet v6.0, whole genome shotgun sequence. Protein-coding genes within it:
- the LOC109760405 gene encoding uncharacterized protein isoform X1, whose translation is MEDSSFMQWAMNTLDEHTFPAAASPVYDIGSFHCGEHTAAAFPSQHALCTIPQPLPTTADDNPDLTVQVDNQYRASSSGDAVVHAAVAGASMPMSSKSVAALTQSAAIGAHKHAGGRRSGSSLQGSAMSAASASSTCPDPAKDHTIAERRRREKINQRLMELSTLIPGIKKMNKATIIGDALKHVRELQEKVKILENNNRHAATTTISSTVFVHKNRPFLSGLTSNYRDDDAGEPSHLGTWLPEIKVRLSDKIVLVQIHCENTNGLLVRVLGEVEVLRLAITHTSSMPFLADTTIINITAKASCTQTVIFCTAKMLCIIDACSYFPHVV
- the LOC109760405 gene encoding transcription factor NAI1-like isoform X2 encodes the protein MEDSSFMQWAMNTLDEHTFPAAASPVYDIGSFHCGEHTAAAFPSQHALCTIPQPLPTTADDNPDLTVQVDNQYRASSSGDAVVHAAVAGASMPMSSKSVAALTQSAAIGAHKHAGGRRSGSSLQGSAMSAASASSTCPDPAKDHTIAERRRREKINQRLMELSTLIPGIKKMNKATIIGDALKHVRELQEKVKILENNNRHAATTTISSTVFVHKNRPFLSGLTSNYRDDDAGEPSHLGTWLPEIKVRLSDKIVLVQIHCENTNGLLVRVLGEVEVLRLAITHTSSMPFLADTTIINITAKLEEGFNSTVEEMVRRLNSVLDQH